A genomic window from Streptomyces broussonetiae includes:
- a CDS encoding DUF4177 domain-containing protein, whose protein sequence is MSNPYALEYKVVTFRESLIGDALDSDKLEKVLNKHAEDGWALKAITSADVKGRIGPGAVEGLLLTLERPRR, encoded by the coding sequence ATGAGCAACCCCTACGCACTCGAGTACAAGGTCGTCACCTTTCGCGAGTCACTGATCGGAGACGCACTGGACAGCGACAAGCTGGAGAAGGTTCTGAACAAGCACGCCGAGGACGGCTGGGCTCTCAAGGCGATCACGTCCGCCGACGTCAAGGGCCGTATAGGGCCCGGTGCGGTCGAGGGCCTGCTGCTCACTCTGGAGCGTCCGCGCCGCTGA
- a CDS encoding aldehyde dehydrogenase family protein, translating to MRAVREGQLEAGVDPSQVEAVGVLEDLGVAACVSAERLHVAESIRDRFVDAFVARTKRLKIGPAYDYSIDVGSLTTSSQLVTVTAHVDDAVAKGATVLAGGTRAAAARPRVARANATPTFVGQAVRGHATRTVPPWLHHTTRAPKEDESRHRPGRVRTRHGRTLWRPACLQTGRAPGGRWRTGGSGGAVRAGVGCRSDVHRGGAS from the coding sequence GTGCGGGCCGTGCGCGAAGGCCAGTTGGAGGCGGGAGTCGACCCGTCGCAGGTCGAAGCCGTCGGAGTCCTGGAAGATCTCGGGGTCGCGGCCTGCGTCTCCGCCGAGCGGCTGCACGTGGCCGAGTCGATCCGTGACCGGTTCGTCGACGCGTTCGTCGCCCGTACCAAGCGGCTCAAGATCGGCCCCGCATACGACTACAGCATCGATGTCGGCAGCCTCACCACCTCCTCTCAGCTGGTGACCGTCACCGCGCACGTCGACGACGCCGTCGCCAAGGGAGCGACCGTACTCGCCGGCGGGACGCGGGCGGCGGCGGCCCGGCCGCGGGTCGCCCGGGCCAATGCCACGCCGACCTTTGTGGGGCAGGCCGTTCGAGGTCACGCAACGCGTACGGTGCCGCCCTGGCTGCACCACACCACGCGAGCCCCGAAGGAGGACGAGTCCCGACATCGCCCTGGCCGCGTCCGGACCCGCCACGGCAGGACCCTGTGGCGACCAGCGTGCCTACAGACCGGAAGGGCCCCAGGCGGTCGGTGGCGCACCGGCGGCTCCGGGGGCGCCGTCCGGGCGGGAGTCGGCTGCCGGTCTGACGTTCACCGGGGTGGCGCCTCCTAA
- a CDS encoding DEAD/DEAH box helicase: MSRSTRTNDRFRPQGPGRPDVGPGDTRRRPSAPQGEFALPVTVTPALPAVATFGELDMPVELLRMLTSLGLNEPFPIQAATLPNSLAGRDVLGRGRTGSGKTLAFGLALLVRTAGQRAESRKPLALILVPTRELAQQVTDALTPYARLLKLRLVTVVGGMSIGRQAGALRAGAEVVVATPGRLADLVERKDCRLDRVHVTVLDEADQMADMGFLPQVTALLDQVRPDGQRMLFSATLDRNIDLLVHRYLSDPVVHSVDPSAGAVTTMEHHVLQVHGADKYATATEIAARDGRVIMFLDTKHAVDQFTKHLLSSGVKAAALHGGKSQPQRTRTLAQFRTGDVTVLVATNVAARGIHIDDLDLVVNVDPPSDHKDYLHRGGRTARAGESGSVVTLVLPSQRRDMARLMSDAGIRPQITHVRSGEAELSRITGAQAPSGVPVDGSGPVVERPKRGGAPFRGLGNRPGRAGGGGESRRSAEARQIAEARKAARVRRGA, translated from the coding sequence ATGAGCCGTTCAACTCGCACGAACGACCGTTTCCGTCCGCAGGGCCCGGGCCGCCCCGACGTCGGTCCCGGCGACACCAGGCGCCGTCCCTCCGCACCGCAGGGGGAGTTCGCGCTGCCGGTCACCGTCACCCCGGCCCTCCCCGCGGTCGCGACCTTCGGTGAACTGGACATGCCCGTCGAGTTGCTGAGGATGCTCACCAGTCTCGGCCTGAACGAGCCGTTCCCGATCCAGGCCGCCACGTTGCCGAACTCCCTCGCGGGACGCGACGTCCTGGGCCGCGGGCGCACCGGATCGGGCAAGACGCTCGCCTTCGGCCTGGCGCTCCTCGTGCGCACGGCCGGCCAGCGTGCCGAGTCGCGAAAGCCCCTGGCCCTGATCCTCGTCCCCACGCGCGAGTTGGCCCAGCAGGTCACCGATGCGCTCACACCGTACGCCCGGTTGCTGAAGCTGCGGCTGGTCACCGTGGTCGGGGGGATGTCGATCGGTCGGCAGGCCGGCGCGCTGCGTGCCGGCGCCGAGGTGGTCGTCGCGACCCCCGGCCGTCTCGCGGATCTCGTCGAGCGCAAGGACTGCCGCCTGGACCGGGTGCACGTCACCGTTCTGGACGAAGCCGACCAGATGGCGGACATGGGTTTCCTGCCGCAGGTCACCGCACTGCTGGACCAGGTACGTCCCGATGGCCAGCGCATGCTGTTCTCGGCCACGCTGGACCGCAACATCGACCTCCTGGTCCATCGCTATCTCAGCGATCCGGTCGTCCATTCGGTCGACCCGTCGGCGGGCGCGGTCACCACCATGGAGCATCACGTGCTGCAGGTGCACGGCGCCGACAAGTACGCCACCGCCACCGAGATCGCTGCCCGCGACGGGCGCGTGATCATGTTCCTGGACACCAAGCATGCCGTCGACCAGTTCACCAAGCACCTGCTGAGCAGCGGCGTGAAGGCCGCGGCGCTGCACGGCGGCAAGTCGCAGCCCCAGCGCACCCGCACCCTGGCGCAGTTCAGGACCGGCGACGTCACGGTGCTGGTGGCCACCAACGTCGCGGCTCGGGGCATCCACATCGACGACCTCGATCTCGTCGTCAATGTCGACCCGCCCAGTGACCACAAGGACTACCTGCACCGTGGCGGTCGCACGGCCCGCGCCGGCGAGTCCGGCAGCGTCGTCACGCTGGTCCTCCCCAGCCAGCGCCGGGACATGGCCCGCCTCATGTCCGACGCAGGCATCAGGCCGCAGATCACGCATGTCCGCTCCGGCGAGGCCGAGCTGAGCCGCATCACCGGCGCCCAGGCTCCCTCCGGCGTCCCCGTCGACGGCAGTGGGCCGGTCGTGGAGCGCCCGAAGCGCGGCGGTGCCCCCTTCCGAGGCCTTGGCAACCGTCCGGGGCGGGCCGGTGGCGGTGGCGAGTCCCGCCGGTCCGCCGAGGCCCGCCAGATCGCCGAGGCCCGCAAGGCCGCCCGGGTCCGTCGCGGCGCATAG
- a CDS encoding glycoside hydrolase family 3 N-terminal domain-containing protein, with protein sequence MTIRVRQQPRSRRRIALRTGVPLVTLALAVTGCGASVAPGAPAGSPRSPAASHGSRTLGAGSALPSPTSTDAAPVTASTVPSATAATCTDRYLSGMTTAQRVGQLLMGGISAAQPDQAQLRTLRDNHVGSVMLTGRSTAGTTATRKLVDGFRGQADQVAGRRVGLLVATDQEGGRVQVLSGPGFSAMPSGLTQGGWPTATLRTQAAEWARQLKAAGVNLNLAPVADVVPAALGTRNIPIGSFQREYGHTADTVTSHTSAFAAGFAQSGVMTTLKHFPGLGQVIGNTDTTANVVDSVTTADSGSLAPFRAGIRAGSPFVMVSSATYTKIDPKHLAAFSPTVIDHLLRSQLGFKGVVISDDLGNAVAVRSFTPAQRAVNFIAAGGDMILTVRPSTVPAMAQGIQARMQQDASFRAKVNDSVRRILDAKHNAGQLDCG encoded by the coding sequence ATGACCATACGCGTCCGGCAGCAGCCCAGGAGCCGCCGCCGCATAGCCCTGCGCACCGGGGTCCCGCTGGTCACCCTGGCGCTCGCCGTCACAGGCTGTGGTGCGTCGGTGGCGCCAGGGGCGCCCGCCGGCTCCCCCCGGTCCCCCGCTGCAAGCCATGGCAGCCGAACCCTGGGTGCCGGCAGTGCACTGCCGAGCCCTACCAGCACCGATGCTGCCCCGGTCACCGCGAGCACCGTCCCGTCGGCGACTGCCGCCACCTGCACGGACCGATACCTGTCCGGCATGACCACCGCTCAACGGGTCGGCCAGCTTCTCATGGGGGGAATCTCCGCGGCCCAACCCGACCAGGCCCAGCTGCGCACTCTGCGTGACAACCATGTGGGGTCCGTCATGCTGACCGGCCGCAGCACCGCCGGTACGACGGCGACCAGAAAGCTCGTCGACGGTTTCCGAGGCCAAGCGGACCAGGTCGCCGGCCGGCGGGTCGGCCTCTTGGTCGCGACGGACCAGGAGGGCGGCCGGGTACAGGTGCTCAGCGGCCCCGGCTTCTCGGCCATGCCCAGCGGCCTGACCCAGGGCGGCTGGCCGACCGCGACGCTGCGTACCCAGGCGGCCGAGTGGGCCAGGCAACTCAAGGCTGCCGGGGTCAACCTGAACCTGGCCCCGGTCGCCGACGTGGTCCCGGCCGCGCTGGGCACCCGCAACATCCCCATCGGTTCCTTCCAGCGGGAGTACGGCCATACCGCAGACACCGTGACCTCCCACACCAGCGCCTTCGCCGCCGGCTTCGCGCAGTCGGGCGTGATGACCACGCTCAAGCACTTTCCCGGTCTGGGCCAGGTGATCGGCAACACCGACACCACCGCCAACGTCGTGGACTCGGTGACGACTGCCGACAGTGGCAGCCTCGCGCCGTTCCGCGCCGGAATCCGGGCCGGGTCACCTTTCGTGATGGTCTCGTCGGCCACCTACACCAAGATCGACCCCAAGCACCTGGCGGCCTTCTCGCCCACGGTCATCGATCACCTGCTGCGCAGCCAGCTCGGCTTCAAGGGCGTGGTCATCTCGGACGACCTCGGCAACGCGGTCGCGGTACGGTCCTTCACCCCTGCCCAGCGGGCCGTGAACTTCATCGCGGCGGGCGGAGACATGATCCTCACGGTGCGGCCGAGCACGGTACCCGCGATGGCGCAAGGCATCCAGGCCCGGATGCAGCAGGACGCCTCGTTCCGGGCCAAGGTCAACGACAGCGTGCGTCGGATACTCGACGCCAAGCACAACGCGGGCCAGCTCGACTGCGGTTGA
- a CDS encoding cytochrome P450 family protein, with amino-acid sequence MQPLGGDAGRDPEIFQDSDGFDLRRVDSRLQLAFAHGPHFSLGAHLARLETRACLLALLDRLPGLRLDATSPTTPRGLVFQKPPALRVHWDVPAQR; translated from the coding sequence GTGCAGCCGCTCGGCGGAGACGCAGGCCGCGACCCCGAGATCTTCCAGGACTCCGACGGCTTCGACCTGCGACGGGTCGACTCCCGCCTCCAACTGGCCTTCGCGCACGGCCCGCACTTCAGTCTGGGCGCCCACCTTGCCCGCCTGGAAACCCGCGCCTGCCTCCTCGCGCTCCTCGACCGGCTCCCCGGCCTGCGCCTCGACGCGACCTCGCCCACCACGCCCAGGGGCCTGGTCTTCCAAAAGCCCCCGGCTCTGCGCGTCCACTGGGACGTACCGGCCCAGCGCTGA
- a CDS encoding NAD(P)H-quinone oxidoreductase, protein MKAVSIKEPGGPEVLEWIEVEDPLPAVGEVLVDVVAGGLNRADIMQRWGLYPLAPGTSPYPGLEASGRISAVGEGVSGWRVGDEVCALLTGGGYAQKVAVPAGQLLTVPRGIGLVEAAGLPEAAATVWSNIVMTAGLNEGETLLVHGGAGGVGTAAIQIAKALGARVVTTVGGPEKVARAQELGADLAIDYRTQDFAEYGPYDVILDVIGGDYLERNVRSLATDGRLVVIGLQNGLEGRLNLAEMVFKRASVHGTTLRTRSKEQKAAIVAEVQKRVWPMIESGAVQLLIDQQLPMAEAAEAHRRMEAGGHLGKMLLVNS, encoded by the coding sequence ATGAAGGCGGTGTCGATCAAGGAACCCGGTGGCCCTGAGGTCCTGGAATGGATCGAGGTCGAGGACCCGCTGCCGGCCGTCGGTGAAGTGCTCGTCGATGTGGTGGCCGGTGGCCTGAACCGGGCGGACATCATGCAGCGTTGGGGCCTCTATCCCCTGGCGCCGGGTACTTCGCCGTATCCGGGGCTGGAGGCCTCGGGCCGCATCAGCGCCGTCGGCGAGGGCGTGAGCGGATGGCGGGTGGGCGACGAGGTCTGCGCGCTGCTGACGGGAGGCGGCTACGCGCAGAAAGTCGCCGTCCCCGCGGGACAACTGCTCACGGTGCCCAGGGGAATCGGCCTGGTCGAGGCCGCGGGCCTCCCCGAAGCGGCCGCCACGGTGTGGTCCAACATCGTCATGACCGCCGGGCTGAACGAGGGCGAGACCCTCCTCGTGCACGGAGGGGCCGGAGGCGTCGGCACCGCGGCGATCCAGATCGCCAAGGCGCTGGGCGCCCGGGTCGTCACCACCGTCGGCGGACCCGAGAAGGTCGCACGAGCGCAGGAACTGGGCGCCGACCTGGCGATCGACTACCGCACACAGGACTTCGCCGAGTACGGCCCGTACGACGTGATCCTCGACGTCATCGGCGGCGACTACCTCGAGCGCAACGTCCGGTCCCTCGCCACCGACGGGCGCCTTGTCGTCATCGGCCTCCAGAACGGCCTCGAGGGCAGACTCAACCTGGCCGAGATGGTGTTCAAGCGCGCATCCGTACACGGCACCACCCTGCGCACCCGGTCCAAGGAGCAGAAGGCCGCCATCGTCGCCGAGGTGCAGAAGCGCGTCTGGCCGATGATCGAGAGCGGAGCCGTGCAACTGCTCATCGATCAGCAACTGCCCATGGCCGAGGCCGCCGAGGCGCACCGGCGCATGGAGGCCGGTGGGCACCTCGGCAAGATGCTGCTGGTGAACAGCTAG
- a CDS encoding cold-shock protein, producing MATGTVKWFNAEKGFGFIEQDGGGPDVFAHYSNIAAQGFRELQEGQKVNFDVVQGQKGLQAENITPA from the coding sequence ATGGCTACTGGCACCGTCAAGTGGTTCAACGCGGAAAAGGGCTTCGGCTTCATCGAGCAGGACGGTGGCGGCCCGGACGTCTTCGCCCACTACTCGAACATCGCCGCCCAGGGCTTCCGTGAGCTCCAGGAAGGTCAGAAGGTGAACTTCGACGTGGTTCAGGGCCAGAAGGGCCTGCAGGCGGAGAACATCACTCCCGCCTGA